From the genome of Fundidesulfovibrio putealis DSM 16056:
TCCAGCGATCCTGGCGGGTCGGAGTGGATGACCAGGCGGATGTCCGGCTTGTCCACGCCCATGCCGAATGCGTTTGTCGCCACGATGACCCGGATGTGCCCCTGGAGAAAACTTTCCTGGACCCTGCGTTTCTCCTCGGGAGTCCGGCCCGCGTGGAAATAATCCGCGTCCAGGCCATGCCCCCTCAGGCGGGCGGCCATCTCTTCGCAGCGGCGGCGGGCCGACATGAAGACCACCGCCCCGCCGGGCTCCCGGAGGCCACCCTCCAGCAACCCAATCAGGATGCCCGACTTGTCCGCAGGGCTCACCCGGATAACTTCGAAGGAGAGGTTCGTCCGCTCATGTCCGCCCAAAAAGAGATTGAGCTCCAGGCCCAGGGTCTCCAGGAAATGCGCGCGTATGTCCTCGACCACGTCGGGCTTGGCGGTGGCCGTGAAACAGGCGATCTGGGGCAGGGGCTCGCGCAGCCTCCTGGCCCGCTCGCTCAGGGCGCGGGCCACGTAGAGGTAGTCTGGCCGGAAGTCGTGGCCCCACTTGGACAGGCAGTGGGCCTCGTCATAAACCACCAGCCCCAGTTCGCGCTGGTCCAGAGTCTGCTTCACGGTCCTGTTGCGCAGCTGCTCGGGAGCGATGAACACTAGGTCGGCAATCCCCATGCGAATGGCGTCCAAGGCATCGGAACGCTCCGGCACGGTGAGCAGTCCGTTTATGGTTGCGGCGTTGATCACGCCCCGGGCCAACAGTCCGTCCACCTGATCTTTCATTAGGGATTGAAGGGGGGATATGACCACGGTCAGCCGGGAACGCGTCCGGGCGCGCATGAGACCCGGAAGCTGGTAGCAGAGCGATTTCCCCGCGCCCGTGGGCATGACCGCCAGGCAATTGGCCCCCGAGAACATGGCACGCACGATCTGTTCCTGGATAGGTGGAGTCTCGTCGGCCACCGGGAGAAAACGGTCATATCCGAAAAACCGTTTCAGGCCGCCTAGTACGTCATGATGCTCGCGGCAGAAGGAGCAGGCAGGGTCGGCGCAGGGCCGGTCGCGCAGGACGTCCAACAGGCCGGGAATGTTCGGGAAAGTGTGGCGCACCCAAGCCGGAGCGACGGAATTGTCTCCCGCCACCCGGACCCAGGCCAGGGCATAGGCTAGGCAGAGAGGATCGAGCTGACCGGTGAGCGCTTTGTCGCAGGCGTCGGCCACCGCCGTGGGGCAGGCGCAGCCCGCAATTACAGTTCTGCTCAACTCCGCGATGTGGCGCGCATCCGGGACCTCGCCATCCAGCAGGCCTCCGAAGAACGCCGCATAACCATCCTGTGGCCGGGCCATGGAAAGAAGCCTGCTGTACAGACCTACGACCGTCTCCTCCATATCCTGAAACGCGGCCCACTCCTCGCGCAGCAGAATCAGGGCCTGCTGCGCGTCCCGCACCGGGTCCCCGGCTGAACGGGCGATGATTTTATAGGGCTTGGCCAGCCGGTGGTAAGGGTTGCGGGGGAAGGCCATCGGCGAGAGCCAAAGCGTGTCAACGACGGGGATGCGCAGCAGCTCCAGAGTCGGCCAGAGGTCCCGCAGGTGGGAGAGGTCGTGCAGGGCGACGTGATGGCCGACCAAGTGCCGCGCCCCCCGGCAGAAGCGATCCAGCCGCCGCACTGCCTCTTCTTCCGAGAAGCGCCCTTGGATGGCCAGCACCTCGTCCCGGCCCGGGGATACGGCCCCGACCTTCAGGATGCGCCGGGTGCCCGGATGGATTTCCAGGTCGATGGCTACGGCACCGTGCAGAAAGTTGTCGCAACGCGTTGAGTGCATGGTAGGAATGCATATAAAGCCCTGGAGACAAACGCAATGATCGGGAAAATTGAAACGGTCAGACATAAGCAGCAAAGACAACCTGAGAAGTGTTGTCTTTGCTGTGGAACCGGCAGAACCCACAATCATCGAATTTCCGGTGAACAACCTGTTTTCAGGCCTTCAACCTAGGAGTGGTTCATCCACAGCTTCCGTCTTTCGAAAACCAGCCTGAGCATTTCAACGTCCAATAGCTCCCCTGGCCTTGTAATTTTGACATCACCCAATTGAGCCAAGCAACCTTGACAGAATGGACCAGCCGACGAGCCTTCTTGGCGAACTCCCGCCCGGCGTCGTCATTGTCGAAGCCGAGCATGACCACCCGGGCGTGGATGGAGTCCAGTTGCTCGTGTGACGGCTGGCCCAGGCATGCCAGGACGTTGATCGTCGGGAACATCGTGCGCAGCCTCATGGCGTCGATGGCGCCCTCCACCAGGATCAGCGGGCGGTCAGGCACGTACAAGTGATTCCCGAACCACAGGTTCGTGGCATGGTAATCGACCTGGGAGCCGTCAGCTTGACCGACAGCCGGAACGAGTTGTTTGAAATCCCGGCGATGGTAAGGGCCCACATGCCCAGGACATCTCCTGGTATGCCTATCGATGATCGGAAAAAATACCCGGCATTGACCTGATAAAAAACTTTCAAATATGAACTGCAATCGATTGCAGGTCAACCTTACAGCCCTTGATGAGCCCACGGAGGGTGTCATCTACGGTGGTGTATTCGCAGTGTGCGTCCAAAGCCCGGTATCTGGCCAGAACATCATCGCTTTCTCAAACAGCATCACGTCATCCCCTCCCTTACAGGTCTTCGTTCATCTCGTTCATCCTTGGTAAGCAGGTGTTGTAAACACTGCGCAGAACCGGAGTCATGTCCTTCCGGTGTGTGAAGAAAAACTCGAAATCGGGGTCCTTCGGGATCGACACCCTAAATGTCTTACAGTTCTTAGTGGTGACCTGAAGGCGATTCAATGCTGAGGGGATCCACCGCCACTTGGCCACGATGTTGGCCAGAGTCAGGTGGATGGCTTCGTCATCATATCCATCATTGCGAAGTTCGGTGACGTAGTAACCCATTAGACCGCGCATCTTGCCGGCCATATTCCGGACACACCCTTCATACTCTTTGTCGGCCACGGCCTTGTACCAAGTCTCCAGACCCACCTTTCCGTTGGCCTTGCCGTTCTGGGTGAACAGAGGCTCCTCAGCCTTCTTGGCGGACTTGGCTTTCGCGGTCTCCTGGGACTTAGCCTTGGCGCTGGTAAGCATGCTCATAAGGTCGTTCATAATCGTTCTGTAAGCCTCCTGGGCCTTTGTGATGAATGAACGTAACCCGTGGATCAATCTGTTGGCAAAGCTGGCCGTGTAGGCGCACATCCGGTCGAAAACGGGCCCGGCCGCCAGGCCATGGAGATCAGCCAGGTCGCGCCAGGCGTTCGTCTTGTGGTTGAGCTTGTCGATGATCGGGCGGACACCCTCATGAATCTTCTTGAGGTTCAGCCCGTAGTAGCACTCGCTCCCGTCATCCTGGCGGCACATCTTGAAGAGGTAGCCCTGGGCCACCAGCCAATCGAAAGCGTTCTGTGCCGTGCGGGATGAGAACCGGCAGCCGGCCGCTGCTTCTTTCAGAGTGAGCCGTTCAAATGGCTTGTTGAATGCCAGGGTCCGGGTGGAGATGAAGCGGAGCATTGCCGATGCATTCTGGGTGCTCATGCCTGTGCCTCGGATACCCAGCAGCATTTCGCCTACGGGTTCCGCGTCTGAGTAGAACATCCGATGGATGGCGCGGCAGATCCGCTTCTCCTCGGGTGTCTGGAAGGCCATTGCGTTCGTGATTTCGTAGCATCCGGTCATTCTGTTCCCTCCGCAAATAGAGTCGATCTCCTCATCCTATAGGAAGGGCTTCATCGGTCAAATCCATCCGGTGCTGATCGACACCGAATACAAAGAAAGTTTGCGGAAATCGAAAATAATCTGGTGGGAGGGGGCGGGCGCAATGGGGGAGGGTCTTCGGCTGTTGGTTGAGTGCCTCGATCCGAATGCCTTTCTCTTCTCCTTCCCCCCAGCGGGAGGTCCGGCGACTCGGCGCAGCCGATCGCTAGACTTTCTTTCTCTTGCTCTTCTCTTAATTCTCTAGAGCTTCTAAATTCTCCTGTACTTAAAAGAGCAATTTTTGCTGAGTGGGGGTCAGCAAAGTTTGCTTAGGGTATTGGCATAGGGTCAGCAAAGTTTGCTGAGGGGGGTAGCAGAATTTGACATCCATCCTCGTTCTTCAATTTCCATTTGTAAACCGACTCTGATCTTTCCTATCGTCACGTTCAATCATGGCTGTAAGTACTCTCCTCTCGACTCCAAATTCTCCTTAGCCTATGAAGGGACGTAGGTGGAGTACCCTTTCCTACGCTCCAAGCCGGAAAGCGTCCGAGGCGATCAGCGAATGCAACGCGGGGTCTCCGACATGAACAAGCTCCTGGTAACTCTCGCCCTGGTGCTCTCCTTCGCATCCCCCGTCCTTGCCGGTTCGTTCGAATCCGGAGCCATCGCCGTCGTGAACGACGACGGCAACAACCTCCGCGCTCATGGCGGGGCAGGATACCAAAGCGCAAAAGTACTCGGGGTGCTGAATAGGGGCGCGTATGTCCGCGTTCTTCAGCAGCAGGGAAATTGGAGCGAGGTTTTGTGGGGGGATGAACAGCGGGGGTGGGTGAATTCGAAGTGCCTCGTCCCGGTGTCCCAATATCTGGCCGATCCGGTAAACAAAGAGGACGTGTACTGCCCAAAGGACTATCGGCGGCGCTTCGTTGCCGACCTGGACAAAACCCATCCCAAGGCGGTGATCGTCCTGGAAGACGTGCCGACCCTTTTCGGAGGGGGGGGTCGGATCGTGGTATCGGACCTTCAGGGCGTCGTTCTCTGGCGAGGGCCGGTCACGGACGTGTTTCAGGACCCTGCCACATGGAATCCACTCTTTTACTTCTGCTCGCACGGAGGAGTGTACTGGCCCTCCGTGGTAGGAGACGTGGATGGAGATGGTTTCGCGGAAATATTGGCCGGAGATGCCCAGTCAGACGTCTCGGTCAGTTCCTTCACCCTTGCGCGCTGGGACGGCAAGGTTTTTTCCGTTGTCAGGCGCGGAGAGTCGCTGATCGAATCGCCTCTTGATTCCGGCCA
Proteins encoded in this window:
- a CDS encoding toprim domain-containing protein; the encoded protein is MGPYHRRDFKQLVPAVGQADGSQVDYHATNLWFGNHLYVPDRPLILVEGAIDAMRLRTMFPTINVLACLGQPSHEQLDSIHARVVMLGFDNDDAGREFAKKARRLVHSVKVAWLNWVMSKLQGQGSYWTLKCSGWFSKDGSCG
- a CDS encoding SH3 domain-containing protein, whose amino-acid sequence is MQRGVSDMNKLLVTLALVLSFASPVLAGSFESGAIAVVNDDGNNLRAHGGAGYQSAKVLGVLNRGAYVRVLQQQGNWSEVLWGDEQRGWVNSKCLVPVSQYLADPVNKEDVYCPKDYRRRFVADLDKTHPKAVIVLEDVPTLFGGGGRIVVSDLQGVVLWRGPVTDVFQDPATWNPLFYFCSHGGVYWPSVVGDVDGDGFAEILAGDAQSDVSVSSFTLARWDGKVFSVVRRGESLIESPLDSGHYSWVAWNGGDRFARWIMSVKSLEPDGAVRAEIFEYGPGKPLRFGTAILRMDASGAAFVKWITPLRAS